The window GTGCTGGCCGATACGGTCCGCGCTGTGAAATAACAACGACAAAAAACCACCGATCGAAGATCGGTGGTTTCTCAGTTGGTCGGAATGCAGGGATTCGAACCCTGGACCTCTCGCTCCCAAGGCGAGCGCGCTACCAAGCTGCGCTACATTCCGATAGGGATGAATCTAGTTGAAAAGTTGGAGAAAATAAAAATGGTCGGAATGCAGGGATTCGAACCCTGGACCTCACGCTCCCGAAGCGTGCGCGCTACCAAGCTGCGCTACATTCCGATCCTACAAAAAGAAGATCAAAGATGGTCGGAATGCAGGGATTCGAACCCTGGACCTCACGCTCCCGAAGCGTGCGCGCTACCAAGCTGCGCTACATTCCGACATATTCAATTGAGTTCCTGTCGGCGGGCTGTTCACCCGTCAACGAGATATAGAATAACATAGGGTGATTCGGAGAGTCAATAGCTTTTTTCAAAAAAAGCGGGCCAAACAAAAATCCCCTCCGAAGAGGGGATCGGCAGCTATTTCGAGAAGATGTTGAAGACGTCTTTAAACGTGACGACGACCATCAAGGTGAGCAGGAACAGAATGCCGATAAAGTTGATGCTCGCTTCCCGCTCCAGCGAGATGCGTTTGCCACGGCGAATCCATTCGACCAAGAGGAACACCAGCCGTCCGCCGTCGAGCGCCGGGAAAGGCAGGATGTTCAAGACGGCGAGGTTGATCGACAGCAGCGCCACGATGTACATATAATGCTGCACGCCGTTGTCGGACGCTTGTCCGGTGATGCGAATGATCTCGACCGGTCCGCCGATCTCTTTGAACGAGACGGCGCCTGTCACCAGCTGCTTGAAGCCGTCAAACGTCATCGCGGTCAGCTCGCCGGTGCTGCGAAACGCCTGTGCGGTGTTTTCGCCAAACCCGCCCGCTTTGACAAAGCTTGTCTGCTGCTGCAGCGCGATGCCGATCATCGGCTTGCCTTCCGCTGCGTTCATTTGCGGCGTGACGGTCAGGTCGACGCGCTTGCCATCGCGCAGGACGCCCAGTTCCAAGGGCTTGCCGGAGTGAGTCTGCACCGCTTCGTTAAACTCGGCAGGCGTCTCCATCTCTTTGCCTTCGATCCATTTGATCTGGTCGCCGGCCAAAAGCCCTGCTGCAGCGCCCGGCTGACCAGCCTTGACTTCGCCGATAAACAGGTTGGCTTTCGGAGCGCCATATAAGTTGAACAGCAAGGCCAGGATCAGGAACGCGCCGATCATGTTCATGATCACCCCTGCGACGATGACGAGAATTCGCGCGCCTACAGGACGATTGTTAAAATTATCGGGTGCGGCTGCCGCTTCCGGGTTGTCCTCTCCATACATCTTCACGTACCCGCCCAGCGGAATCCAGTTCAACCGATACAAGACACCGTTGCGCTGATGCTTGATGATCGAGGGGCCGAATCCGACAGCAAATTCATCAACGCGGACGCCGGTGGCACGCGCAGCCCAGAAATGTCCAAGTTCGTGGATGAAGATCAGGAACCCAAGTGCGAGTAGGGCCATTACGATGTTCATTTCGAGTCATCACTCCCATTCATTTCACTCTATAATATGCAGGCAGTAGCATCCGAACATACTTATGAGCCGGATAGACCGAATATTCATCGATTATAACATATATTAGGAAACACTAGAACAGCGCATGCTACATGCAACGCAATGTATGGAAGGAGCGTCCCCCATGTCTGTCCTCACCGTGCTGGTCGGCATCCCCGCCAGCGGCAAATCGACGGTCGCACGCGACCTGACCGCGGCCAACCAAGGCGTCTGGATTCACGCCGACGATGTGAAGAAGGAACTGTTTGGCGAGCAGACGATCACCCGAGACATCAACGACGCGGTGCTGGCTGCCGTCAAAGACCGCCTGACACAGGCGATGGCAGGTGGCCGCCAGGTCGTGCTCGACGCCAAACACCGCGTTCCGAAATACAGAAGACCCTATCTGGAACTGGCGCGCCAGCATGGCTATCAGACTGAGGCCATTTTTCTGAACGTGCCGCTGGAAGCAGCGGTGGCGATGAACGGCAAGCGCCAGGCAGCGGGCGAACCGTCCGTCTCCGAAGCGCAGATCCGCCGCTATGAACGGCTCTTGCAGATCCCGACCTATGCGGAAGACTTCGACCGCATCGAAGTGCGCACCGCCGAAGCGGTGCATGAAGAAGCGGCCGCTTTCTTCCAAGAACACGAAGCCCGGTTCATCAAGCATCCCGTCCAAGTGGTGCGCGAATTGGCAGCGGACGGACGTTTGGAAAAATGGCTTCCCGAGCTCCACCGCGCCATCCCGCTCGACCAGCACAACCCCTACCACCATTTCACCGTCTTCGAACACATCATCAAAGCAACCGAAGTCGTCGCCGGCACGTCGCTGCACATGGTCTGGACGCTGCTTTTGCATGACATCGGCAAAGCCTACCCCGGGATCAAGCAGTTTACCGGCGTCATCAAAACGCCCTACGGCCGTTTCAAAGCGAAAGAGCGCGTCGAGATCGAAAATGGAGCGGACATTCGCGACGGGCGCGATTCGGGCGAGTATTACGTCGTAGAAGGGGAGCAGATCCCCAAAGCGCACATCCAGACCAGCTTGAACGGGCACTTCTACGATCACGAGAACCTCGGCGCGCAGCTGGCGTACCGGATTTTGACGCGCTTTGGCTATGATCACGAGTTTGCCTTGCATGTCGCGACCCTGATCCAATTCCACATGCTGATGCCGCGCGACATCGCCGAGGTCGAACTCTCGCAGATCCGCAAATTCTATGAAAAAACCGGGCCATACGCCGCCGAACTGATGATGGTGCGGCTGGCCGATACGCGCGGCAAATAAACTCGCAAATATGACGCAGCTCATAGACTTTTTTCGCTGCGTCTGTTTTTATTGTCTGTAGATGGTGAGCATAGATATGGGAACTTATGTTTGCTATAATGAGCTTCAAGATGCACTGAGTACTAGACATGAGGTGTTGCACATGTTTTCAATACAAGGCGGAGAGAAGATGCTCGAAGGTCTCAATCCGCAGCAAAAAGAAGCGGTGCTGCATAGCCAAGGCCCGCTATTGATCATCGCGGGAGCCGGTTCGGGCAAGACGAGCGTGCTGACCCGGCGCATCGCCTATCTGATCGGGGAGCGCCGCGTGGCGCCATGGCAGATTCTCGCGATCACCTTTACCAATAAAGCGGCAAAAGAGATGCGCGAGCGCGTCGAGAACCTGATCGGCCCGAATGCGTATGACGTTTGGATCTCCACCTTCCACTCGATGTGCGTGCGCGTGTTGCGCCGCGATGCGGACAAGCTCGGGTACACCAACTCGTTCACCATTCTCGACGCCGGCGACCAGCTCACCGCCGTCAAACAATGCTTGAAAGAGCTGAACATCGACCCGAAAAAGTTCGACCCGCGCGGCTTGCTCGCGATGATCTCCAACGCGAAAAACGACCTGCTGACACATGAGCGCTTCGCCGACACGGTGCGCGAAGGCGACGTGTTCGGCAAGGTCGCCGCCGACGTTTACATCGCCTATCAGAAGAAGCTGAAGGCGAACAACGCGATGGACTTTGACGACCTGATCATGAAGACGGTCTACCTGTTCCGGCACCATGAAGAGGTGCTGTCGTTCTACCAAAATCGCTGGCATTACGTCCACGTCGACGAGTATCAGGACACCAACAAGGCGCAGTATCAGCTGGTGCAATTGCTCGCCCAGAAAAAGCGCAACATCTGCGTCGTCGGCGATTCCGACCAGTCGATCTACGCCTGGCGTGGGGCGGACATCACCAACATCCTCCATTTTGAAAAAGATTATCCGGAGACGACGGTGATCAAGCTGGAGCAGAACTACCGCTCCACCGGCTTCATCCTGCAAGCTGCGAACAAAGTCATCGAAAACAACTCCGAGCGCAAAGAGAAGAATCTCTGGTCGACAAAACCGGAAGGCGAGCTGGTCAAGCTGTACAAAGCGTACGACGAGCACGCCGAAGCGCAGTTCGTCATCCAGCAGTCGCTCGAACACATCAAAGGCGGCGGCAAGCACTCCGACATCGCCGTGCTCTACCGCACCAACGCCCAGTCCCGCGTGATCGAGGAATCCTTGCTGAAATCGACCGTGCCGTACACGATCTACGGCGGCATCAAGTTCTATGAGCGCAAAGAGATCAAAGACCTCTTGGCCTATCTGCGCCTGATCGCCAACCTGAACGACGACCTCTCGCTGACCCGCGTGATCAACGTGCCGAAGCGGGGCATCGGCGACACCACCGTCGGCAAGATTCTCGACTACGCGGCTGCGAATGAGCTGTCGGCCTTCCAGGCCCTGATGGAGATCGAAAACATCGGCATTCGCGGCAAAGCGAACGGGGCGATCAAAGAGTTCGTCCTGCTGATGCGCAATTTTGCTTCGCAGATGCCGTACTTGACGGTGTCCGATCTGACCGCCGAAGTGCTGAAGCTGACCGGCTACCGCAAAGAGCTGGAACTGGAGAAGACTTTGGAAGCGGACGCGCGCTTGGAGAACTTGGACGAATTCCTGTCGGTCACCGCGGAGTTCGACAACAAGCACGACCTGTCCGAAGAGAACCGCCTCGTCGAGTTCCTCTCCGAAGTCGCCTTGATCGCCGACAGCGAGCAGTCGGACGGAGAAGAAGGGCCGGAGTCGATCAAACTGATGACGCTGCACGCAGCCAAAGGGCTGGAGTTCCCCGTCGTCTTTCTCGTCGGCCTCGAAGAAGGCATGTTCCCGAGCAACCGCACCTTGACCGGCGGCGACGAGCGCGACGTGGAAGAGGAGCGCCGCCT of the Tumebacillus sp. BK434 genome contains:
- the rseP gene encoding RIP metalloprotease RseP translates to MNIVMALLALGFLIFIHELGHFWAARATGVRVDEFAVGFGPSIIKHQRNGVLYRLNWIPLGGYVKMYGEDNPEAAAAPDNFNNRPVGARILVIVAGVIMNMIGAFLILALLFNLYGAPKANLFIGEVKAGQPGAAAGLLAGDQIKWIEGKEMETPAEFNEAVQTHSGKPLELGVLRDGKRVDLTVTPQMNAAEGKPMIGIALQQQTSFVKAGGFGENTAQAFRSTGELTAMTFDGFKQLVTGAVSFKEIGGPVEIIRITGQASDNGVQHYMYIVALLSINLAVLNILPFPALDGGRLVFLLVEWIRRGKRISLEREASINFIGILFLLTLMVVVTFKDVFNIFSK
- a CDS encoding AAA family ATPase — translated: MEGASPMSVLTVLVGIPASGKSTVARDLTAANQGVWIHADDVKKELFGEQTITRDINDAVLAAVKDRLTQAMAGGRQVVLDAKHRVPKYRRPYLELARQHGYQTEAIFLNVPLEAAVAMNGKRQAAGEPSVSEAQIRRYERLLQIPTYAEDFDRIEVRTAEAVHEEAAAFFQEHEARFIKHPVQVVRELAADGRLEKWLPELHRAIPLDQHNPYHHFTVFEHIIKATEVVAGTSLHMVWTLLLHDIGKAYPGIKQFTGVIKTPYGRFKAKERVEIENGADIRDGRDSGEYYVVEGEQIPKAHIQTSLNGHFYDHENLGAQLAYRILTRFGYDHEFALHVATLIQFHMLMPRDIAEVELSQIRKFYEKTGPYAAELMMVRLADTRGK
- the pcrA gene encoding DNA helicase PcrA, whose amino-acid sequence is MFSIQGGEKMLEGLNPQQKEAVLHSQGPLLIIAGAGSGKTSVLTRRIAYLIGERRVAPWQILAITFTNKAAKEMRERVENLIGPNAYDVWISTFHSMCVRVLRRDADKLGYTNSFTILDAGDQLTAVKQCLKELNIDPKKFDPRGLLAMISNAKNDLLTHERFADTVREGDVFGKVAADVYIAYQKKLKANNAMDFDDLIMKTVYLFRHHEEVLSFYQNRWHYVHVDEYQDTNKAQYQLVQLLAQKKRNICVVGDSDQSIYAWRGADITNILHFEKDYPETTVIKLEQNYRSTGFILQAANKVIENNSERKEKNLWSTKPEGELVKLYKAYDEHAEAQFVIQQSLEHIKGGGKHSDIAVLYRTNAQSRVIEESLLKSTVPYTIYGGIKFYERKEIKDLLAYLRLIANLNDDLSLTRVINVPKRGIGDTTVGKILDYAAANELSAFQALMEIENIGIRGKANGAIKEFVLLMRNFASQMPYLTVSDLTAEVLKLTGYRKELELEKTLEADARLENLDEFLSVTAEFDNKHDLSEENRLVEFLSEVALIADSEQSDGEEGPESIKLMTLHAAKGLEFPVVFLVGLEEGMFPSNRTLTGGDERDVEEERRLMYVGITRAEEKLFLSHAGSRMMYGQIKANAPSRFIREIPPQLIEEVGIIRRQPMQDRVRSEIPGLQNGARVPSGFGADPNLTWEVGEWVSHRKWGLGEIVKTEGAGDNLELYIQFEDLAIGMKKLLARFAPIVKTED